The sequence below is a genomic window from Phenylobacterium koreense.
ATCGACCGCTTCCCCGGCGCGGCGCGGCATAATGCGGGCGTCCCACCCAAGCAGAGCATCGGCTACCAGCTCGGCCAACTCGGCTATTGGCTGGTGCTGCTGATCGGGCTGGTCGCCGCCCTAGGGGTCATCGGCCTTCAAGGCGTCGTCACGCCGCTGAACACCCTGACCACCGGCTTCCTGACCTTCGTCCCGAACGTGGTCGGCGCGGCGGTGATCTTCTTCGTCGGCATGCTGCTGGCGACGATCGCCAAGCGCGTCGTCGAGGTCGCGCTTGGCGCCGCACGTGTCGACGCCTGGCTGGAAAAGGCGGGACTTTCCCGCACCACTGGCGCGTCGGGCCTGTCGAAGGCGGCCGGCACGCTGGTCTTCGTCCTGATCCTGATCCCGGCGACGATCGCGGCCCTCGAGCAGCTCGGCATCGCGGCGATCTCCGACCCTGCCGTCCAGGTGCTGAGCGCCGTCCTGGCCGCGATCCCGCGCATCGTCGCCGCCCTGATCGTTCTTGCCCTGGCCTTCTTCATCGGCCGCTGGGTGGCCAGCCTGATCGAACAGCTACTGCCGTCCCTGGGCTTCGACCGCATGTTCCGCGGCATCACTGGCCGCGCCGAGCCGCTCACCCCGCCCGAGGAACTCACCGGCGAAGCGCCGGCGGCGCCCACGACGGTCAGCCCCTCGAAGGTCGTCGGCCAGCTCGCCCTGGCCGCCATCGTGCTCTTTTCCGCGGTCGAAGCGGCGCGCCTGCTGGAATTCGTCGCCATCGCCTCGATGCTGGAGCAGATCCTTCAACTGGCCGCCCACGTCCTGTTTGGAGGCGTGATCATCACCGCCGGGGTGCTGGTGGGGAACTTCCTGGCGAGGCTGATCGACAGCTCGACCGGCGGGGCCGACAGCTTCGCATCGGTCATCGTGCGCTGGGCGACCATCGCCCTGGCGACGGCCATGGGCCTGCGGTTCATGGGCATAGCCGACGAGATCGTCATCCTCGCATTCGGCCTGATCCTGGGCTCGGCGGCGGTCGCGGCCGCCCTGGCCTTCGGGATCGGCGGCCGCGAGACCGCCCACCGCCTGCTCGAGCGCTGGACAGCCCCGCTGCAGGGGGGCGGGCCGAGGCCGCCGCCGAGGCCCCGCAGGCCTCCCCCGACGCCTCCGCCCCCCGCGATCTAGCTCACTCGCCGTAGAAGAAGCGTTCCTCGGCGATCTTGCCGTTCTTCACTGTGTAGACGCCGACCTCGTCCATCTGCATGCGGTTGCCGGACTGCTTCTCGGTCAGGTCCATCTTGAAGCGCACCGCGAACTGGTCGCCGTTCACGTAAGGCCCTTCGACCGAGGTGGAGTGGATTTCGTGGGCGTTGTTCCACCACTCGCCCTTGCCGCGAACCGCCTCCTTGCCGCGCATCTCGGCCATATCTCCGGGCGCGGCCTCGACGCTCAGGACGTCGTCGGCCCAGTACTTCTCGCCCGCCTCGTCGAACTTGCCGGCCTTGCACAGGGCCACAAGGTCATTGGCGATGTCTTGCGTGCTCATGACTGTCAGCTCCGGTTGGGCGCAGGCCCCAGCCCGCGCGAAGAGGCGATTTCACTCACCAAACACCGTTCTTCGCAAGTGAATTGTTTATGATTTGTTCCGGCCTACGTGATCCCTCTCGCTTGCGCCCGGCGAACGCATGTGACACCTCCATGGCGACTGACGTTCAGAGAACCCGCATGCCCGATCCTCAGCCCGCTTCCGTCTACGATCTCAGCCACGCAGAGGAGGCCGAGAGCCTGGCGACCTTCGCCATCCTCGTGGACAACGAGCCGGGGGTCCTGCATCGCCTGGTCGGGCTGTTCGCCGCCCGCGGCTACAACATCGAGAGCCTGACCGTCGCCGAGACCGACCGGCGCGCCCACACCAGCCGGGTCACCATCGTCACCCGCGGCGCGCCCCACGTCCTCGAGCAGATCGAGGCCCAGCTCCAGAAGATGGTCGCCACCCGCCACGTCCAGGACGTGACCCGTGACCCGAACGGCCTGGAGCGCGAACTGGCCCTGGTGAAGGTCAAGGGAACCGGCGCCGACCGGGTCGAGGCCCTGCGCATCGCCGACATCTTCCGGGCCCGGGTGATCGACACCACCATCGACAGCTTCATCTTCGAGCTCACCGGCGCCTCGGGCAAGATCGACAAGTTCATCGAGCTGATGCGCCCGCTCGGCCTGGTGGAACTCTCGCGGACCGGCGTGCTTTCCATCACCAGGGGCGCAGCCGCCATGTGAGGAGGATCGCGTGGTCCGTTTCGCCACGATCGCCTTCTGCCTCGCCTGTTTTTCTCAAGCCTCGGCCCAGCCCGCCCCGGCGGCGCCTCCGGCGCAAGCCGCAATTCCGCCTTCGGCCCTCGATTGGCCCTGGCCCCAGCCGGATCCGAAATCCTGGTGGGACGACAAGTGGCCGGTCGCCGACGAGGCGGCCGATCCCCTGGCAGGCCGCCGGCTCGGCCGCCGCGAGCGCCTGCCGGTCATCGACAACGGCTATGATCCCCTGCTCTACCGGCTGTGGGGCCTGCAGCCGCTGCAGAACCAGATCCTCCGCTCCGGTGAGATGATCGTCGAAGTCGCCGTCCGTCCCACCACCTCGGCCCGCCAGACCCTCGTACGGGCGACCGTCCGCCGCGACGGCAAGGCCTTCATCCAGGCCCGCGCAGGCCTCGGCTGCTGCGATCCGGGCGTCGCCCGCCGCATTGGTTTCGATGTCGAAGCCCCGCCTGGCTCGGCGGAAAGATTGCTGGCCTTGCGCGAGGACCCGCTGTGGAGCGCCCCGCGCGAGGTGCGGGTGGACTATGGCTCCGGCGCGGCCGACGCTCTCTGCGTGGAGGGCACCTCCTATGATCTGACCCTGCTGGTCCCGGGCCAGTCGCGGTCGGTGCGCCGCGCCTGCGATACGGCCGAGATCGGTCAGGCGGCCGACGTCCTGGAAACCGTCCTTGGCCTGGCGCTCGGCCACGAGCCGCGGATTGACGTGATCTATCCGGGCGGCGCCGATTTCTCCTCGGCCCGCGCCGCCTATCAGAGCCTCGGCGCCGAGGGAGGCCAGTTGAAGCCGGCCCCCAACACCAGGCCGCAGCCGCCGGCCTTCCCGGTCCCGCCGCCGGAGACGGAAACCTTGGCCGTTCCGCCGACGCCTAGCGCAGGACCTTGAGGCGGTAGAGCGCCCCGCCGATCACCGCGCCGATCAGCGGCCCCACGAAGAACAGCCAGAGTTGGGAAAGGGCGGTCCCGCCCACCAGCACCGCCGGCCCGAAGCTGCGGGCCGGGTTCACCGACACGCCGGTCACCTGGATGCCGACGATGTGGATGACCGCCAGGGTGATGCCGATCGCCAGGCCCGCAAAGCCCGCGGGGGCGCCGGCGGCGGTCGAGCCGAGAATCACGATGGTGAAGAGGGCGGTCATCACCACCTCGAACACCAGCGCCGCCTGCATGCTGAACTCGCCGTTGTAGCCCGGCCCCCAGCCGTTGTGGCCCAGGCCGCTGGCCACGCCGGCCAGCACTGCGAGGATCCCCGCACCGGCCAGAGCGCCGAGGAACTGGGCGACCCAGTAGAGTCCCATCTCGCGGGCGTTCATCCGTCCGGCGATGAACACCGCCAGGCTGACGGCCGGGTTCACGTGACAACCGGAGATCGAACCGATCCCATAGGCCATGGCGACGATGGCGAAACCGAACGCCAGCGCGATGCCGAGCTGGCCGACATGGTCTCCCCCCAGGACGGCCGCGCCGCATCCGAACAGGACGAGCGTGAGCGTACCGATGAATTCAGCGACGAACTTCTGCATGGCAGCCTCCCATTTGTTCTGAAGCTAACCCGGGGTTGAGATTTGACATAGCTCACTGGGCGAATTTCGCTCCTGGGTTATGTAACCAATTGTCGAAGCTCGCCTGGCCCCTCAAGCTATGGGGGCGCTGGGCTGGTTAAGGGATCCGGGCGCCCGCAACACCCGCCGCCAGACGGCTGCGGCAATGTCCAAAGACAGGGAGACACAATGTACAAGCACATCCTCATCTCGACCGACGGCTCGGATGTCGCCCAGAAGGGCGTCGACCAGGGCC
It includes:
- a CDS encoding mechanosensitive ion channel; its protein translation is MYDYDRTNIVLMEWGPRLLAAVAILIVAHFVGKAVQWGLAKLIDRFPGAARHNAGVPPKQSIGYQLGQLGYWLVLLIGLVAALGVIGLQGVVTPLNTLTTGFLTFVPNVVGAAVIFFVGMLLATIAKRVVEVALGAARVDAWLEKAGLSRTTGASGLSKAAGTLVFVLILIPATIAALEQLGIAAISDPAVQVLSAVLAAIPRIVAALIVLALAFFIGRWVASLIEQLLPSLGFDRMFRGITGRAEPLTPPEELTGEAPAAPTTVSPSKVVGQLALAAIVLFSAVEAARLLEFVAIASMLEQILQLAAHVLFGGVIITAGVLVGNFLARLIDSSTGGADSFASVIVRWATIALATAMGLRFMGIADEIVILAFGLILGSAAVAAALAFGIGGRETAHRLLERWTAPLQGGGPRPPPRPRRPPPTPPPPAI
- a CDS encoding nuclear transport factor 2 family protein, which produces MSTQDIANDLVALCKAGKFDEAGEKYWADDVLSVEAAPGDMAEMRGKEAVRGKGEWWNNAHEIHSTSVEGPYVNGDQFAVRFKMDLTEKQSGNRMQMDEVGVYTVKNGKIAEERFFYGE
- the ilvN gene encoding acetolactate synthase small subunit; this translates as MPDPQPASVYDLSHAEEAESLATFAILVDNEPGVLHRLVGLFAARGYNIESLTVAETDRRAHTSRVTIVTRGAPHVLEQIEAQLQKMVATRHVQDVTRDPNGLERELALVKVKGTGADRVEALRIADIFRARVIDTTIDSFIFELTGASGKIDKFIELMRPLGLVELSRTGVLSITRGAAAM
- a CDS encoding aquaporin; translated protein: MQKFVAEFIGTLTLVLFGCGAAVLGGDHVGQLGIALAFGFAIVAMAYGIGSISGCHVNPAVSLAVFIAGRMNAREMGLYWVAQFLGALAGAGILAVLAGVASGLGHNGWGPGYNGEFSMQAALVFEVVMTALFTIVILGSTAAGAPAGFAGLAIGITLAVIHIVGIQVTGVSVNPARSFGPAVLVGGTALSQLWLFFVGPLIGAVIGGALYRLKVLR